The genomic stretch TCGGAAGGCAATACTTCAATCTCTTCGGTGTTCGATTTTAAAGTGCTCTAAACTATTTGCCATTGAATTGGTTCATGGTGTTTTTTGCACCAGCGAACACAAACGAACGGATAAGCTCGGTCGATAATTTTAAACGTTCCGGCATGGCTTTTTGTTGGTCATCATCCCATTTGCCCAAAACATAATCTACTTGTTGACCTTTTCCAAAATCGGAGCCTACACCAAACCTGAATCTATTGTAAGTGGTCGTCTGCAGGACGTTCTGAATATCCTTAAGGCCATTGTGCCCGCCGTCGCTGCCTTTTCCTTTTAAACGTATGGTGCCAAAGGGCAGGTTAATGTCGTCGGTGATCACCAAAATGTTGTCCAGACCAATATTCTCTTTGTCCATCCAATATTTTACCGCTTTGCCGCTCAAATTCATGTAGGTGGAAGGTTTTAGGCATACCACGCTCTTTCCTTTATGCTTAAATGTCGCTACGGCCCCAAGTTTGGCGCTTTCAAAAGTAAAATCCTCCTGTTCGGCCAAAAAGTCGAGGATTTTGAACCCAATGTTATGGCGTGTATCATCGTATTCGGTGCCTATGTTGCCTAGGCCAATGATCAAAAATTTTTTCATGGCGTCGTTTTCTTGCAGTAATTGATTTGGTTTGCCAAAAAGCTTATGGAAAAAGTTGGGCATCGGCTGTTAGGTATTTGCCCAAAAATACAAAAGCATCCCAATTTTTACCATGGTAAAAAAGGGATGCTCTTGAAAAAATCTTCAACGTGCTATTCCGCAGCCTCTGCTTCTGGAGCTTCACCACCTTCGGTAGCTTCTCCTTCCACTCCTTCTTCATCTTCGTCTTCAAGCTCTTCATCAACAGAAGTCCTAGAAGCCTTAACCTGAACGATAGCTGTGCTATCTGGGTGAAGGAATGTGTAATCGTCGCTTAGGATGGATTCCACGGCAATGGTCTGACCGATTCTCAACTTGGAAATATCGATGGTGATAAAATCCGGAAGCAAATCGGGCAATGCGCGAATGGAAAGCTTTCTTTTTCTGAAAAGCAGACGTCCACCGTTTCTAACACCGGGTGAGTTTCCTTCCAAACGTACTGGAATCCTCATGGTGATTGGCTTGTCTTCGAACAATTGATAGAAATCTATGTGAAGAATGTTGTCCGTGACAGGATGGAATTGAATATCCTGCATTACAGCGGCAAACTTTTCATCTTCCAATTCAATTACCACGGTGTGCGCATTTGGGGTGTACACCAAGTCTTTGAACGCGATTTCATCAGCTTCAAAATGCACTGGTTTATCCCCTCCGTAAAGCACGCAAGGGACCTTTCCAGCATTACGTAAGGCTTTGGTTGCAACCTTGCCCACGCTTTCTCTTTGGGATCCTTTGATTGTAATTGACTTCATTGTTATATATTAAAATTGATTTACATTAAAAATTTTGAAGATATCGATGTGTTGTGGTGAACCCTGTGCATAACATCTGCAAATAGGTCCGCACAGGACAATACCTTTATTTTTTCCTTATTGTGGTCTATCGGAATGGAATCGGTAACGATCAATTCCGATAATTGTGATTTTTCTATTCTTTCGTATGCTTTGCCAGAAAGTAATCCGTGCGTGGTAACGGCCCGTACACTTTCGGCGCCTCTTTCCATCATCAAATCGGCAGCTTTGGTCAGAGTGCCCGCCGTATCTACCATGTCGTCTACCAGTACCACATTTTTGCCCTGTACATCACCAATAAGTTCCATGTGTGAGATAACATTCGCCTTGGCCCGCTGTTTGTAGCAGATGACCACTTCGCACTCCAAAGCCTTGGAATAGGCGTAGGCTCTTTTGGAACCGCCCATATCTGGTGAGGCAATGCAGAGATTATCAAGATTAAGACCCTTTAGGTAGGGCAAAAATAATGTGGAAGCGAACAAATGGTCCACAGGTTTCTCAAAGAATCCTTGGATTTGGTCCGCGTGCAGGTCCATGGTAATGATCCTGGTGGCACCGGCGGTTTCCAACATTTTGGCCACTAATTTGGCGGCTATGGGAACGCGGGGCTTGTCCTTTCTATCTTGCCTGGCCCAGCCAAAGTAAGGCATAACCGCTGTAATGTGTCTTGCGGAAGCCCTTTTGGCTGCATCCAGCATCAACAACATTTCCATCAAATTTTCCGAACTTGGGTTTGTGGATCCAATGATAAAGATACGTGCGCCACGAATGGATTCCTCGAACGAAGGTTGAAACTCACCATCACTATAGCGTGAGAACTGGATTTTCCCCAATTCTGCACCATAGGAAGCAGCGATTTTCTTGCCCAGCTCAACACTTTGGGTACAAGCAAAAATTTTTGGTTCAGGAACTTGATAGGCCATTACAATCTCTTGTTAACTAGCGTTTTAAAGTACTTTTTTACAAGGAGGTGCAAATTTAAGAATTAAATTGGGTTGCTAAAGGATAAATCGAAGTATTTTTTGGTGATAAATAAAAATATTTTTTTAGCTTTGCACTCGCATTTGAAAATGTGGTGCCAGATGCCTTGGTGGCGGAATTGGTAGACGCGCTGGATTCAAAATCCAGTGTCTTCGGACGTGTGGGTTCGATTCCCACCCAAGGTACTAAAAACCCCGACAATTTTATGATTGTCGGGGTTTTGTTTTTTATTTTGAAGATAAAAGTCTTGGGAAATTATTTTATTGGTGTCCTTTTTATTCAATTATTTCTTGTTGACCAACAATACAGCGCCAATAAATTCAAGTGGTCTCGAAATCTTGGGAAGCACCTTGTTTTCTGTTTATTGATATACTTTTGTAAATTGAATAGCCAAGTGGAGACTATATTAAAAGTTAATGTGGTCGCCCTTGTAAAAAGTCCGATCAAGTAGGGTTATGGGTGTAATTAGAAAGACAAAAAAGGTTGAGGCATTGCGACAAATGTTCGCTGAAACGGACAAGGCGATATCGGTGGTGACCTTGGTGGACACTTTAAAGGGAAGCATGAACAAGTCCACGGTGTATCGCATACTGGAAAGGTTGGAAGAAGATGGTATTGTTCACTCCTTTAACGATACGGATGGCCTAAAATGGTATGCAAGCTGCAAGGGCTGTTCCGAAAAGGAACATTCCGATGCGCATCCCCATTTTAAATGTACCCATTGTGGAAACATGGAATGTTTGCCCGTGGATGTGCAAATACCCACGATTAGCGAGTATGCCATAGAATCATCGGAAATTATTTTGGTAGGTGAATGCGCAGACTGCCGGGCATAACTTCAAAATCCTTACGGGCCATACGATAAAACGTAATGCCCCATTCCGTTGGTATTCCGTTCGTAGGCCTATCATAACGAATCGACTTGAAGGGTATGGCAAATTCCGCGTAGTACCCTGTATCCGTACGTTGTGTACGTACGCTCCATAGGGCATTCCAGTCCGAGTCCGTATTGGAATCATTGAAACTCTGCTGGTCCAGTTGATTTCCGTAGGGCGTAGTCTGAAACGAAATGGCATATTGTCTCGTATTCTGCGCATCTATCTGAATACCAAAAACGTCGTTTTCCCCATTGTTGAAATCGCGGCGAAGATCTTGTATCCGAATGCCTTTCTTCCCAAGGGAATCCATACAAAAAACACCAAAGTACAGGTTTCGGTCATCGTACAGAACCTTCACCGATGTAGGGTTTTTTATGTCCCCGCCCTCTGGGCCGGCTCTACCCTGAAAAAGTCTGAAACAACCTCAGCATTGTCCCAATCAGGTTCGCTCAGGTTGCCATCTATGGATATTTTTCCCTCGGTCCTAGTTGCAGATAGGACAATAGGGGTTTCCGGCGGTGGAAAATTGTTGTTTCCTTCTTGAGCGAACGTAGACCCAGTTGTAATTAAGGTCAAAATGAAAGGAAAAAGAACCTTTAGCGAACGTTTTGATGGTTTCATGGTTGGTGGTTACGGTCAATCGGTTGGTTTTAAAAAGTATTCTCTACTTCTGCAGCTTCGAGCATGAGGTAGTGCAGGTCGGTATTCTTCACAAATGGCTTCAACAATTGACTTCCCGGTCCGTACATGGCCAGTTCCACGTAATCCGCCGAGTGCTGCATGCTTATCCAACTTACCGAATTGTGCTGTTTTTGGATTTCTGCCAAGGCACTAAAGGGCAAATGTTTTGGATTGTACAGGCCATCTTCGGCATCAAGGGAACCATAATAGCTTAATAGGGTTGTAGCTTCCTCATCTGTCAATTCAAAACCGTTGGCATATTCGACGCGTTCCTTTACGCTGCCAACGGATGTTTCTTTGCCGATACCGTTCAAAATCCACTCGTTGGTATGCTTGTAGTTTTGTATGGAGTCAAATAGATTATTGGCATATTTCCCGTAGATGAGACCCGGGTTGGCATTTCCGTGGTCCGTAGTGATGATGATCAAGGTCTCCTCATCTTTTTCCGCAAAGTCCATCGCTACTTTGACCGCCTCATCAAAGGCCACCTGATCGTACAGCAACCCGGCAACATCGTTTGCATGTGCGGCCCAGTCCACTTTGCCCCCCTCTACTTGGAGCACAAATCCGTTGGCACTGCCTTTTAGGTTTTCAATGGCCTTTTGGGTCATTTCGGCCAAACTGGGCGTGTTTTCCTCTAACTCGCCATTGTTTTCCCTGTCTTTGGCATAGGGTAGGCCATTATTGTTAAAAACCCCCAGGATGGATTTCTGCTGTGGAGCCTTCAACATTTCATTCTTGGTTCGGGCCACGTAATAATCTTTGCCCTCAAAGGCGGCATACATATCCTTTCCATCCTTTCGCAGATCCGCCGAGAAGTATTCGTTGCCACCGCCCATTAGCACATCAAAACCATGTTCCAAATATTTTTCCGCAATGGATTCTTGGTCGTTCCTGGATTTTTGGTTGACACAGAAACCCGCTGGCGTGGCATGGGTAATGGGAACGGTGGTTACACAACCTGCCTTTTTGCCCACAGCCTTGAATTTTTGCCAAATGGGAAGGTGCGGCTCTCCATTGATCCCTATGTTCAGACCTCCATTTTTGATCCTGGAGCCTCCTCCCCAAGAGGAACTTGCCGCGGCAGAGTCAGTTATAATAGAACTTGCCGAAGCCATATCCATAAGGGCACGGGAAACTTTATTCTCTCGGTACAGGTTGAGCCAGTTGCTGCCCTTTCCTGTTTTTCTGGAAAGATAGAGGTCGGCCATGTTAAGGGTGCCCGTACTCATACCGTCGCTAACCAGCATAATAATGTTCTTGGCCTTTTTTCGCTTCCAGCTGGTTTCAAAATCGGAAGCCCTAAGAGACTCGAATGGTGTAAAAAGTGAGGCCCCGAGAGCTGATAATGTTCCGTTTCTGAAAAATTTTCTTCTGTTCATTCTTTATAGTGTTATTGTTTTTTAATTCATTTTTTGTGCTACACAATCGGTAAGGATGTAATTGAAATGTTGTACATCGTCGGCATTGAGCTTAAGGGTTCCCGTAACGTACAGTATATCGTCGGTGTTAAAATCCGGTTTCGACTTAAATTGAAGTTCCATGGCGGTTTCCGGACCTCCCATCCCACAAAAGAAGCACGAGGCCATTGGGTTTTTGGAAAGGATGAACAATTTACCGCTGGGGTCAATGTTTAAAAAGTATCCGGTTATGGCCACCTTTTTGCCTTCAAGGGATTTCATATGCTTGCTAAACTCCGGATACAGGAAATGTTCACCGTAGGCAGGGAAAAACTTCTCTGTATAACCGATTCGGGCCAAATCCCACCAATTAATTTCTGTTTGTGCGAAGCATGTCGCGGAGGTTAAAAGGAAAAAGACTGCCAAAATGTTATTTTTCATGACTCAATATTTTTGATATGTTCATTTTAATGATCGGATAAATGGCAAGTATAATGGACAATAGAACCATTAATAGTACCAAGGTCCCTGTTTGCAGCACTTCTTGGTATTTAAGTTGAAGCGGCATAGTTTGCTTGTATTGGTCTGTTATCATTTTAAAAATGAAATAGACTCCTATTTGCGATAGCAGCAGACCAATAACAAAGGCCGTACCGGCAATCATAAAACCTTCGTATGCCACCATTTTGACCAATTGGAACCTGTTGGCCCCATAGCTGCGCATTAGGGCAAGGTCAAAGGCCCGGTCGCGTACCATGCGGTACAGACTTATAAATATGGTAATGCAGGAAATAATAAGAATTGCATAGGCAATCCAAGTCACGGTCCTGACCCCGACACCGGTAAATTGGTACAAACGTTCCAGTTCAAATTTTGGGAGTGCCGCTTGCATATTGGTGTTTTTATTAATGGTCCGCGGAATATTCAATAGGGCCATGGGGTTCCTGAACGAAACCAGCAATGATGTGATTTCCTGTCCGTGTGCCTCTTCATCATGATGGGGCTCCGTTTTCTCGCTTTCTTGAGAATTGTTTTCATTATGATGTTGATGTACCAGTTCTCCATCGTGATGTTCCTCTTCTTTTATGTGGAGAACATCCTCCTCATGTTGATGATTGGATTCACCTTCATTGTCCATACTTTCATCACCATGGTCATGTACATCCCAAATGGTCTGGAGTCCGGTAACGATCAAGCGGTCCATTACCTTATGTGTAGGGTTATAGATGCCCACTACCGTCAAAGGCGTTTCGTGTGTATGCCCCCCTTTTTCGGCAAGTCCATGGGAACTTTGAAAGGTGTCCCCGATCTGTAGCCCAAACTTTTCTGCTACGGTAGATCCAAGAACAACTT from Flagellimonas oceani encodes the following:
- a CDS encoding ABC transporter permease; protein product: MNIWKISIRNFRFRPLYTFLAILTLSVSIALLVGIQQLDKSFRNQLDNNLGEIDMVVGAKGSPLQLVLASVLHVDNPTGNIPFEEAKGLMKNPMVQKAVPISYGDNYKGYRIVGTTQEFSTLYNASLKEGRSMEKPMEVVLGSTVAEKFGLQIGDTFQSSHGLAEKGGHTHETPLTVVGIYNPTHKVMDRLIVTGLQTIWDVHDHGDESMDNEGESNHQHEEDVLHIKEEEHHDGELVHQHHNENNSQESEKTEPHHDEEAHGQEITSLLVSFRNPMALLNIPRTINKNTNMQAALPKFELERLYQFTGVGVRTVTWIAYAILIISCITIFISLYRMVRDRAFDLALMRSYGANRFQLVKMVAYEGFMIAGTAFVIGLLLSQIGVYFIFKMITDQYKQTMPLQLKYQEVLQTGTLVLLMVLLSIILAIYPIIKMNISKILSHEK
- a CDS encoding 50S ribosomal protein L25/general stress protein Ctc, producing MKSITIKGSQRESVGKVATKALRNAGKVPCVLYGGDKPVHFEADEIAFKDLVYTPNAHTVVIELEDEKFAAVMQDIQFHPVTDNILHIDFYQLFEDKPITMRIPVRLEGNSPGVRNGGRLLFRKRKLSIRALPDLLPDFITIDISKLRIGQTIAVESILSDDYTFLHPDSTAIVQVKASRTSVDEELEDEDEEGVEGEATEGGEAPEAEAAE
- a CDS encoding ribose-phosphate pyrophosphokinase, encoding MAYQVPEPKIFACTQSVELGKKIAASYGAELGKIQFSRYSDGEFQPSFEESIRGARIFIIGSTNPSSENLMEMLLMLDAAKRASARHITAVMPYFGWARQDRKDKPRVPIAAKLVAKMLETAGATRIITMDLHADQIQGFFEKPVDHLFASTLFLPYLKGLNLDNLCIASPDMGGSKRAYAYSKALECEVVICYKQRAKANVISHMELIGDVQGKNVVLVDDMVDTAGTLTKAADLMMERGAESVRAVTTHGLLSGKAYERIEKSQLSELIVTDSIPIDHNKEKIKVLSCADLFADVMHRVHHNTSISSKFLM
- a CDS encoding alkaline phosphatase, which translates into the protein MNRRKFFRNGTLSALGASLFTPFESLRASDFETSWKRKKAKNIIMLVSDGMSTGTLNMADLYLSRKTGKGSNWLNLYRENKVSRALMDMASASSIITDSAAASSSWGGGSRIKNGGLNIGINGEPHLPIWQKFKAVGKKAGCVTTVPITHATPAGFCVNQKSRNDQESIAEKYLEHGFDVLMGGGNEYFSADLRKDGKDMYAAFEGKDYYVARTKNEMLKAPQQKSILGVFNNNGLPYAKDRENNGELEENTPSLAEMTQKAIENLKGSANGFVLQVEGGKVDWAAHANDVAGLLYDQVAFDEAVKVAMDFAEKDEETLIIITTDHGNANPGLIYGKYANNLFDSIQNYKHTNEWILNGIGKETSVGSVKERVEYANGFELTDEEATTLLSYYGSLDAEDGLYNPKHLPFSALAEIQKQHNSVSWISMQHSADYVELAMYGPGSQLLKPFVKNTDLHYLMLEAAEVENTF
- a CDS encoding carbohydrate binding family 9 domain-containing protein, whose translation is MKVLYDDRNLYFGVFCMDSLGKKGIRIQDLRRDFNNGENDVFGIQIDAQNTRQYAISFQTTPYGNQLDQQSFNDSNTDSDWNALWSVRTQRTDTGYYAEFAIPFKSIRYDRPTNGIPTEWGITFYRMARKDFEVMPGSLRIHLPK
- the pth gene encoding aminoacyl-tRNA hydrolase codes for the protein MPNFFHKLFGKPNQLLQENDAMKKFLIIGLGNIGTEYDDTRHNIGFKILDFLAEQEDFTFESAKLGAVATFKHKGKSVVCLKPSTYMNLSGKAVKYWMDKENIGLDNILVITDDINLPFGTIRLKGKGSDGGHNGLKDIQNVLQTTTYNRFRFGVGSDFGKGQQVDYVLGKWDDDQQKAMPERLKLSTELIRSFVFAGAKNTMNQFNGK
- a CDS encoding Fur family transcriptional regulator produces the protein MGVIRKTKKVEALRQMFAETDKAISVVTLVDTLKGSMNKSTVYRILERLEEDGIVHSFNDTDGLKWYASCKGCSEKEHSDAHPHFKCTHCGNMECLPVDVQIPTISEYAIESSEIILVGECADCRA